In Toxoplasma gondii ME49 chromosome X, whole genome shotgun sequence, a single genomic region encodes these proteins:
- a CDS encoding MORN repeat-containing protein (encoded by transcript TGME49_235515): MATLPHQEGDFRPSVVPSKMTSPLFPSAEVFWKFTSMKVAQSLLAPTRHRSLLRRLRTAAPLPDTPCDEAADDVSQTEEKQKSPLDLPSPHRKKEAESAGQTLRESNPQFPRDKVSGLNIGGDDPVLKTPAVPLCKSQTEGIAGSLGKEETTVECAGLKADEELCRGQESKPGEEEKEERIEEEDHVKQLVAEVRLGNVIFTGVVTSRETGINVINDKGEARFLAPGPPGEQARETVLLQYKGDFRSSTLEGEGQFTWQDGSVYNGQVLRGKRHGFGILTSPDGEKEYRGMWKDGQRNGQGTLRYDREGICEYTGMWVNNLRQGWGRQRYRRGVYEGQWKAGVRHGVGRMEWTDLHIQYAGQWRDGVPDGWGVQSWTQENSAERCAESDEDVADGQLRLNRYEGWFKNGVREGFGIFWYASGSRYEGYWRSSKKHGRAQYVNEAGCVHEAVFENDRVVCVSERFTVLESGLHSKSPLSLSSVNVSKKPFFPLPSSFGTSCTSLSPTPKATPVQRNLFFSTMVASSSASMLVSLDDIFLLEMLRTPPPQRLLATANSRNTVGKPSRNPVAAQESSGAPGDARRRRDGGDKRRTTCDTEFKVANPLSPQEATDRALCGTYKWILRNLKTLRRTYALYRRIACFPGQDPLSMSFLQFWILAADARLLTADRPLSRILRALEVATQFAPTPSECLNFAKTKSPSVALDSSSRSEPLGDGPVTHTPSTDTSKNCFSLEPTNDAFRSLGTGGPHESLCSGDSRFPLENGRGFPPLAGCTVASGASGYDGNASAGTSGNLHLSSAISDTAFNTSQPAMSSLSSRDRSTLAQPPRGTPNHCDVVEQRPLLLSSFLRALVLLAQDQLLHEEAVNANAAPLVTSPWCPAPRKSVDVALSSFTVSLLQFYETCSSNVGGGSRKESLSNPTMKRNSSMCSRSGRKRSSSLASRRSSLSRKMASPQTFKSPSLDAFKPFTDPEILQAFAPLRPFFARRFAFVPPDAGPSFTGELEKASKTKKQPPGESDFEEYVEASRHPVSSALTNDTVDLSPAATMSRGPRMTGSVYLQEFLLMLRVRGVMGMTPQPFVCLLILRFSCPLFV; this comes from the exons ATGGCGACTCTGCCCCACCAGGAAGGCGACTTTCGCCCTTCCGTCGTTCCTTCTAAGATGACGTCGCCGTTGTTTCCTTCAGCAGAAGTCTTCTGGAAATTTACTTCCATGAAAGTTGCACAGTCGCTCCTAGCTCCTACACGGCACCGCAGTTTGCTGAGGCGGCTGAGGACGGCTGCACCGCTTCCAGACACTCCATGCGACGAGGCCGCTGACGACGTTTCGCAGaccgaagaaaaacaaaagtcACCATTAGATCTTCCTTCCCCGCaccggaaaaaagaggcTGAGTCGGCTGGACAGACACTCAGAGAGTCCAATCCCCAGTTTCCAAGAGACAAAGTAAGCGGCCTGAACATCGGGGGGGACGATCCAGTTCTCAAAACTCCCGCCGTGCCCCTGTGCAAGTCGCAGACAGAAGGAATCGCAGGATCGCtcgggaaagaagagacgaccgTAGAGTGCGCAGGTCTGAAGGCTGACGAAGAACTCTGCAGAGGGCAAGAAAGCAAGCctggggaagaggagaaagaagaacgcatcgaagaggaagatcaCGTCAAACAACTTGTGGCGGAAGTGCGCCTCGGAAATGTCATCTTCACAGGCGTCGTCACCAGCCGAGAGACGGGAATCAATGTTATTAATGACAAAG GAGAGGCCCGGTTTTTGGCACCGGGGCCGCCTGGAGAACAGGCGCGGGAGACCGTCCTCCTGCAGTACAAAGGAGATTTCCGCTCTTCGACGTTAGAAGGAGAAGGCCAATTTACCTGGCAGGATGGAAGTGTGTACAACGGTCAA GTGCTCAGAGGCAAACGCCACGGATTCGGAATCCTGACATCTCCAGATGG agaaaaagagtaTCGAGGCATGTGGAAGGATGGCCAACGCAACGGTCAAGGTACTCTTCGGTATGACCGGGAAGGAATATGCGAGTACACAG GAATGTGGGTCAACAATTTGCGGCAAGGTTGGGGAAGGCAGCGCTACCGTCGCGGCGTCTACGAGGGCCAGTGGAAGGCTGGCGTGAGGCATGGCGTAGGCCGCATGGAGTGGACTGATCTACACATCCAGTACGCAG GCCAGTGGCGCGACGGGGTCCCTGATGGCTGGGGAGTTCAATCCTGGACGCAAGAGAACTCAGCAGAGAGATGTGCAGAAAGTG ACGAGGACGTGGCCGACGGTCAGCTGCGCCTGAATCGCTATGAAGGTTGGTTTAAG AACGGCGTCCGAGAAGGGTTTGGCATCTTCTGGTATGCCAGTGGAAGTCGATACGAAGGTTACTGGCGAAGCAGCAAAAAGCACGGACGAGCTCAGTATGTCAATGAGGCAGGCTGCGTCCATGAAG CGGTTTTTGAGAACGATCGTGTGGTCTGCGTCAGCGAGAGGTTCACCGTTCTGGAGAGCGGCCTGCACTCGAAGTCGCcgctctctttgtcttctgtgAACGTTTCAAAGAAACCGTTTTTTCCCCTTCCGAGTTCCTTTGGCACATCCTGcacgtcgctgtctcccacACCGAAAGCCACGCCAGTCCAGAGGaacctttttttctccacgaTGGTGGCCTCGAGTTCGGCGAGTatgctcgtttctctcgacgaTATCTTTCTGCTGGAGATGCTTCGAACTCCCCCGCCTCAGCGTCTTCTGGCGACTGCAAACAGCAGAAACACCGTGGGGAAGCCTTCGCGAAACCCTGTAGCGGCACAGGAGTCTTCAGGCGCTCCAGGAGACGCCAGGCGCAGAAGGGACGGTGGAGACAAAAGGCGAACGACCTGCGACACAGAGTTCAAGGTGGCGAATCCTCTCAGTCCACAGGAAGCGACCGACAGGGCTCTCTGCGGAACGTACAAGTGGATTTTAAG AAATCTGAAGACTCTTCGGCGCACTTACGCACTCTACCGTAGAATTGCATGCTTTCCAGGACAGGACCCTCTGTCAAtgtcttttcttcagttCTG GATTCTGGCAGCGGATGCACGGCTTCTCACGGCAGATCGGCCCTTGAGCAGGATCCTTAGG GCTCTCGAGGTGGCGACGCAGTTCGCGCCCACCCCGTCAGAGTGTTTGAATTTCGCGAAAACGAAAAGTCCGTCTGTGGCTCTTGATAGCTCTTCACGATCCGAGCCTCTTGGCGACGGGCCAGTGACCCACACACCGTCCACAGACACTAGCAAaaactgtttctctctggagcCGACAAACGACGCTTTTCGGTCACTTGGTACGGGGGGACCCCACGAATCTCTCTGTTCTGGAGACAGTCGATTTCCTCTCGAGAATGGGCGCGGCTTTCCACCGCTTGCTGGTTGTACAGTTGCCAGTGGCGCTAGCGGTTATGATGGAAATGCCAGCGCGGGGACAAGTGGCAACCTGCATCTGTCGAGCGCAATTTCCGATACGGCTTTCAACACATCGCAGCCAGCCATGTCTTCCTTATCTTCGAGAGATCGATCTACACTCGCACAGCCACCACGCGGCACTCCGAATCACTGCGACGTTGTTGAGCAAAGGCCTCTGCTcctgtcttcctttctgaGGGCTCTCGTGCTACTCGCACAAGATCAGCTTCTTCACGAAGAGGCGGTCAACGCCAACGCCGCTCCACTGGTCACTTCACCGTGGTGTCCGGCGCCGAGGAAGTCTGTAgacgtcgctctctccagctttactgtctctctcttgcaaTTCTATGAGACGTGCTCTAGCAACGTGGGGGGCGGCAGCCGAAAAGAGAGTTTAAGCAATCCGACGATGAAGCGAAACAGCAGCATGTGCAGTCGAAgcggcagaaaaagaagcagtAGTCTCGcgagcagacgaagcagcctCAGCAGGAAAATGGCCTCTCCACAGACGTTTAAGTCACCCTCTCTCGACGCCTTCAAACCGTTCACGGATCCCGAGATCCTGCAAGCCTTTGCACCGCTGCGACCTTTTTTCGCTCGTAGATTTGCCTTTGTGCCCCCCGATGCTGGACCGAGTTTCACGGGTGAACTGGAGAAAGCAAGCAAAACCAAGAAACAACCACCGGGTGAAAGTG ACTTTGAAGAGTATGTCGAGGCCTCACGACATCCAGTTTCGTCTGCCTTAACGAACGACACCGTTGATCTTTCTCCAGCGGCCACGATGTCGAGAGGTCCGCGTATGACGGGATCTGTCTACCTCCAAGAGTTCCTTTTGATGCTGCGGGTAAGAGGAGTAATGGGCATGACACCACAACCGTTTGTATGCCTACTCATCCTGCGGTTCTCTTGCCCGCTTTTCGTCTAG
- a CDS encoding eukaryotic initiation factor-2 beta, putative (encoded by transcript TGME49_235540), with the protein MAEVEKREEAAASEPQVEAEAKQPEGEEEAPQQFDFGERRRRKKKEKKETEQAQEEAPIIDGTGELFKRGKEYSYQEMLQRIQTLIEKHNPDLSGAKRYTIKPPQVVRVGSKKVAWINFKDICNIMNRQPDHVHQFVLAELGTEGSIAGDGQLVLKGKYGPKHIEALLRKYITEYVTCQMCKSPNTTMQRDSRTRLWQQSCVACGANRSVTTIKSGFHAVGKGERRKAKLG; encoded by the exons ATGGCCGAAGTcgaaaaacgcgaggagGCGGCCGCCTCCGAACCTCAGgtcgaggcagaggcgaagcaaccggagggcgaggaagag GCGCCCCAGCAGTTCGACTTCGGCGAGCGTCgtcgcagaaaaaagaaggagaagaaggagacagaacagg CTCAAGAAGAGGCACCAATCATCGATGGAACCGGCGAGCTCTTCAAGCGTGGAAAGGAGTACAGCTACCAAGAG ATGCTCCAACGCATCCAAACTCTGATCGAGAAGCACAACCCAGATCTTTCAGGGGCGAAGCGGTACACGATCAAGCCGCCGCAGGTCGTTCGTGTAGGCTCGAAGAAG GTCGCATGGATCAACTTCAAAGACATCTGCAACATCATGAACCGACAGCCTGACCATGTGCACCAGTTCGTGCTCGCTGAACTCGGAACGGAAGGCTCGATTGCCGGAGACGGACAGCTTGTATTGAAGGGGAAATACGGCCCGAAGCACATTGAGGCTCTTCTCAGGAAATACATCA CGGAGTACGTCACATGTCAGATGTGCAAGAGCCCAAACACGACAATGCAGCGCGACAGTCGAACGCGTCTGTGGCAACAGAGCTGCGTAGCTTGCGGAGCTAACAGATCTGTGACGACGATCAAAAGTGGGTTCCACGCCGTCgggaaaggcgaaagaagaaaggcgaaactCGGTTGA